The proteins below are encoded in one region of Chrysemys picta bellii isolate R12L10 chromosome 4, ASM1138683v2, whole genome shotgun sequence:
- the LOC135983327 gene encoding uncharacterized protein LOC135983327, whose translation MQSSPAVMAMQSGNRKRAPAWTDREVLDLIAVWGDESVLSELRSKRRNAKIYEKISKDMAERGYSRDATQCRVKIKELRQGYQKTKEANGCSGSHPQTSRFYEALHSILGAAATTTPPVTVDSEDGILSTAGSSDMLGDGEDEEGDEEGEAVGRSHNADFPDSQDLFITLTEIPYEASPAITPDTESGEGSATPSATVSQPSLESHSQRLARIRRRKKRTREDMFSELMASSQAQAAQQTQWRENLTRMHQANMDREERWRQEDQQATQTLLGLLREQTDTLRRLVDVLQERRQEDRAPLQSISNRPPPPPSPIPTSPKVQRRRGGRVPANSHSTPAESSSSRRLSFPKI comes from the exons atgcagagctctccagcagtgatggccatgcagtctgggaatagaaagagagccccagcatggactgatcgtgaagtcttggatctcatcgctgtgtggggcgatgagtccgtgctttccgagctgcgatccaaaagaaggaatgcaaagatctacgagaagatctctaaagacatggcagagagaggatacagccgggatgcaacgcagtgccgcgtgaaaatcaaggagctgagacaaggctaccagaagaccaaagaggcaaacggatgctccggatcccatccccagacatcccgtttctacgaggcactgcattccatcctcggtgctgccgccaccactaccccaccagtgaccgtggactctgaggatgggatactgtccacggccggttcctcagacatgttaggggacggggaagatgaggaaggagatgaggagggcgaggcagttggcagatctcacaacgctgatttccccgacagccaggatctcttcatcacccttacagagatcccctacgaagcgtccccagccattaccccggacacagaatctggtgaaggatcagcca ccccgtctgcgactgtctcacaacctagcctggaatcacactcccagaggctagcgcggattaggcgtaggaagaagaggacacgggaggacatgttctctgagcttatggcctcttcccaagcccaggcagcacagcagacccagtggcgggagaacttgacccgaatgcaccaagccaacatggatcgggaggagaggtggcggcaggaagaccagcaggcgactcaaacgctgcttggactactgagggagcaaacggacacgctccggcgccttgtggatgttctgcaggaacggaggcaggaggacagagccccgctgcagtccatctctaaccgccctcccccgccaccaagtcccatacccacctcacccaaagtgcaaagaaggagaggcggcagagtccctgctaactctcactccacccctgcagagagctctagtagcagaaggctctcatttcccaaaatttga